The Fragaria vesca subsp. vesca linkage group LG2, FraVesHawaii_1.0, whole genome shotgun sequence genome includes a window with the following:
- the LOC101304541 gene encoding uncharacterized protein LOC101304541 encodes MASHTRSNSFPSRAHPIIEEANEQLCRLRSSAATTTSSSSISHKLSGLQDLHECVERLLQLPLNQQATAQKKHQKCTNELLDGSLRLLDVCSTAKEALLQTKACLQDLQSIIRRRGCESGVLTSEVRKYLTSTKMVKKTIQKAMVNTRSTFSSLNKETECISIVNTLRNVEAITLSVFESLFSFISGPKASTSWSLVSKMMQSKRVACEEEAEINEFAEVDAALKSVKSADNVQNQLNNLESCIQDQEEGLECLFRQLIKTRVSLLNILNH; translated from the coding sequence ATGGCTTCTCACACTCGCTCTAACAGCTTCCCCTCCAGGGCACACCCTATCATTGAAGAAGCAAATGAACAATTGTGCAGATTAAGGTCGTCTGCAGCCACCACAACATCTTCATCATCAATCAGCCACAAACTAAGTGGTCTACAAGACTTGCATGAATGTGTTGAAAGGTTGCTTCAGTTGCCCCTCAATCAGCAAGCAACAGCGCAAAAGAAACATCAGAAATGCACTAATGAGCTATTAGATGGTTCTCTAAGGCTCTTGGATGTTTGTAGCACTGCCAAGGAAGCACTGCTGCAAACCAAGGCATGCTTACAGGATCTTCAATCTATCATAAGAAGACGAGGATGCGAATCTGGTGTACTTACGAGTGAGGTTAGGAAATACTTGACCTCCACGAAGATGGTGAAAAAGACGATCCAAAAGGCTATGGTCAATACCAGATCCACTTTCTCTTCCCTCAACAAGGAGACCGAATGTATTTCCATCGTTAACACATTGAGAAATGTAGAAGCAATTACTCTCTCAGTGTTTGAATCACTGTTCTCTTTCATCTCGGGGCCAAAGGCATCAACAAGCTGGTCATTGGTATCAAAGATGATGCAGTCAAAAAGAGTAGCTTGTGAGGAAGAAGCAGAGATAAATGAATTCGCAGAGGTGGATGCTGCACTGAAGTCAGTCAAGAGTGCAGACAATGTACAGAACCAGCTTAACAATCTGGAGTCATGCATCCAAGATCAAGAAGAAGGACTCGAGTGCCTATTTAGGCAATTGATCAAAACTAGAGTCTCGCTTCTCAACATCCTCAACCACTAG